Proteins encoded together in one Streptomyces sp. TLI_171 window:
- a CDS encoding SsgA family sporulation/cell division regulator → MTHQNTTHTWLQRAGEPDCVLLLEVTVSPCPGLRVSVPARLRYHRADPFAVHLDCHADLEEPITWLFARDLLAEGMDGWAGVGDVTIRRSSADPELLAIALSTPGQTAVLHTPAAPVREFLRSSHLVVPVGMEHHYLDTDTLLRRLLDDSRARRDRNE, encoded by the coding sequence GTGACCCACCAGAACACGACCCACACCTGGTTGCAGCGCGCCGGGGAGCCGGACTGCGTCCTGCTGCTGGAGGTGACCGTCTCGCCCTGTCCCGGTCTGCGGGTCTCGGTGCCGGCCCGGCTGCGCTACCACCGGGCCGACCCGTTCGCGGTCCACCTGGACTGCCACGCGGACCTGGAGGAGCCGATCACCTGGCTGTTCGCGCGCGACCTGCTGGCGGAGGGGATGGACGGCTGGGCGGGGGTCGGCGACGTGACGATCCGCCGGTCCAGCGCGGATCCGGAACTGCTGGCGATCGCGCTGAGCACGCCGGGCCAGACCGCGGTGCTGCACACCCCGGCCGCGCCGGTCCGGGAGTTCCTGCGGTCGAGCCACCTGGTGGTGCCGGTCGGCATGGAGCACCACTACCTGGACACCGACACCCTGCTGCGGCGGCTGCTGGACGACTCCCGCGCCCGCCGCGACCGGAACGAGTGA
- a CDS encoding aromatic acid exporter family protein, producing MRFVPESVAAAVRRGARDPFVVQTVRATVAATLAYVVATWLSREPVPLTAPLTALLVVQVTVYSTLTTSIRRVNSVVVGVLIAIGFSTVVGLSWWSLGLIILASLVIGRFVRVDEFVQEVAISAMLILGVSQVTSQAWDRVLETLIGAGVGLLFNLVFAAPVWVDTAGESIEDLARRARHLLVDLAEELGRPVPVERAAERLHEARRLDQAIAEVDSALRQAEDSLRLNPRISEGLLSRLVLRTGLDTLEICVVVIRVIARSLTDLAKRREPGERLFPADVAVAMEELFGHVGGALVSFAVLVTTQVSRNAEEAEQRLTSELAAAWTCRENVAQLLLRRVQEHPEAWQLHGSLLAEVDRILDELDLEHRGRRLMEELDRASVANRERFSRFSRLRRLARGERLRPRRRRRPPQQEAA from the coding sequence ATGCGCTTTGTTCCGGAGTCGGTGGCGGCGGCGGTACGCCGCGGGGCCAGGGATCCCTTCGTGGTCCAGACGGTGCGGGCCACGGTGGCCGCCACGCTCGCGTACGTGGTGGCCACCTGGCTGAGCCGGGAGCCGGTGCCGCTGACCGCGCCGCTCACCGCGCTGCTGGTGGTGCAGGTGACGGTCTACTCGACGCTCACCACCAGCATCCGGCGGGTCAACTCGGTGGTGGTCGGCGTGCTGATCGCCATCGGGTTCTCCACCGTGGTCGGGCTGTCCTGGTGGAGCCTCGGGCTGATCATCCTCGCCTCGCTGGTCATCGGACGGTTCGTCCGGGTGGACGAGTTCGTCCAGGAGGTGGCGATCAGCGCGATGCTGATCCTCGGCGTCTCCCAGGTCACCTCGCAGGCCTGGGACCGGGTCCTGGAGACGCTGATCGGCGCGGGCGTCGGCCTGCTGTTCAACCTGGTGTTCGCCGCGCCCGTCTGGGTGGACACCGCCGGCGAGTCCATCGAGGACCTGGCCCGCCGGGCCCGGCACCTGCTGGTCGACCTCGCCGAGGAACTCGGCCGCCCCGTCCCGGTGGAGCGCGCCGCCGAACGGCTGCACGAGGCCCGCCGGCTGGACCAGGCGATCGCCGAGGTGGACAGCGCACTGCGGCAGGCCGAGGACAGCCTGCGGCTCAACCCGCGGATCAGCGAAGGGCTGCTGTCCCGGCTGGTGCTGCGCACCGGCCTGGACACCCTGGAGATCTGCGTGGTCGTCATCCGGGTGATCGCCCGCTCGCTGACCGACCTCGCCAAGCGCCGCGAGCCCGGCGAGCGGCTGTTCCCGGCGGACGTCGCGGTCGCCATGGAGGAACTGTTCGGCCACGTCGGCGGCGCCCTGGTCAGCTTCGCGGTGCTGGTCACCACCCAGGTCAGCCGCAACGCGGAGGAGGCCGAGCAGCGGCTGACCTCCGAACTCGCCGCCGCCTGGACCTGCCGGGAGAACGTCGCCCAGCTGCTGCTGCGCCGCGTCCAGGAGCACCCCGAGGCCTGGCAGCTGCACGGCTCGCTGCTCGCCGAGGTGGACCGCATCCTCGACGAACTCGACCTGGAGCACCGCGGCCGCCGCCTGATGGAGGAACTCGACCGGGCCTCGGTCGCCAACCGCGAACGCTTCTCCCGCTTCTCGCGGCTGCGCCGGCTGGCCCGCGGCGAGCGCCTGCGGCCGCGCCGGCGCCGGCGGCCGCCCCAGCAGGAGGCCGCCTGA
- a CDS encoding thioesterase family protein, producing MYTYMCRTRWGDMDAFGHVNNLKVLQYVQEAVYCLLYDDTEGQDLFEDGFMIARHEIDYRSPLYHCPTPLPVQIWVERLGRASISTTCEARRRGQMVFQARTVTVPTDAQTRRSRPLREVERRHLNRYRVRPTGPVASVGRVPVRATGGRVRVPVLGERAS from the coding sequence TTGTACACCTACATGTGCCGGACCCGCTGGGGCGACATGGACGCCTTCGGCCACGTCAACAACCTCAAGGTGCTGCAGTACGTCCAGGAGGCGGTCTACTGCCTGCTGTACGACGACACCGAGGGCCAGGACCTGTTCGAGGACGGGTTCATGATCGCCCGTCACGAGATCGACTACCGCTCGCCGCTCTACCACTGCCCCACCCCGCTGCCGGTGCAGATCTGGGTGGAACGCCTCGGCCGCGCCTCCATCAGCACCACCTGCGAGGCCCGCCGGCGCGGACAGATGGTGTTCCAGGCCCGGACGGTCACCGTGCCGACCGACGCCCAGACCCGGCGCAGCCGCCCGCTGCGCGAGGTCGAGCGCCGCCACCTGAACCGCTACCGGGTCCGCCCCACCGGGCCCGTGGCCTCCGTCGGACGGGTCCCGGTCCGCGCCACCGGCGGCCGGGTCCGGGTGCCCGTGCTCGGCGAACGGGCCTCCTGA
- the sigJ gene encoding RNA polymerase sigma factor SigJ, which translates to MSGNPAGRADVVAAEGATREYAEHRELLFSLVYNLLASVADTEDVLQDTWLAWAARAADPAAAPVEHPKAYLVRIAVNRALAQQAAVSRRRETYVGPWLPEPLVGPLEEPAAVGDAAAVAERAESVSMALLVVLETLSPLERGAFVLHEVFGYSGAETAGILGRSPAAVRQLVRRAREHVQARRPRYEPEPAVRRQVTERFLAAALGGDLRALLELLAPDVTLWGDGGGKAPGGLRPLTGRGKVTRLLVGLAAKTGRGLAFDWRSVNGAPAVVLTAGGRTFAALVLDLVPDGDRIAGIYAVSNPDKLGALS; encoded by the coding sequence ATGAGCGGGAACCCGGCGGGGCGGGCGGACGTGGTGGCCGCGGAGGGCGCGACGCGGGAGTACGCGGAGCATCGGGAGCTGCTGTTCTCCCTGGTGTACAACCTGCTCGCCAGCGTGGCGGACACCGAGGACGTGCTGCAGGACACCTGGTTGGCGTGGGCGGCGCGGGCCGCCGACCCGGCGGCGGCGCCGGTGGAGCACCCGAAGGCGTACCTGGTGCGGATCGCGGTGAACCGGGCGCTGGCGCAGCAGGCCGCGGTGAGCCGGCGGCGCGAGACGTACGTCGGGCCGTGGCTGCCGGAGCCGCTGGTCGGCCCGCTGGAGGAGCCCGCGGCGGTGGGGGACGCGGCGGCGGTCGCGGAGCGCGCCGAGTCGGTGTCGATGGCGCTGCTGGTGGTGCTGGAGACGCTGTCGCCGCTGGAGCGCGGCGCGTTCGTGCTGCACGAGGTGTTCGGGTACAGCGGGGCGGAGACCGCCGGGATCCTGGGCCGCAGCCCGGCGGCGGTGCGGCAGTTGGTGCGGCGGGCGCGCGAGCACGTGCAGGCCCGCCGGCCGCGGTACGAGCCGGAGCCCGCGGTGCGGCGGCAGGTGACGGAGCGTTTCCTGGCGGCGGCCCTCGGCGGCGATCTGCGGGCGCTGCTGGAACTGCTCGCGCCGGACGTGACGCTGTGGGGCGACGGCGGCGGGAAGGCGCCCGGCGGGCTGCGGCCGCTGACCGGCCGCGGCAAGGTGACGCGGCTGCTGGTGGGGCTGGCGGCGAAGACCGGCCGGGGTCTGGCGTTCGACTGGCGGAGCGTCAACGGCGCGCCCGCGGTGGTGCTGACGGCGGGCGGGCGGACGTTCGCGGCGCTGGTGCTCGACCTGGTGCCGGACGGCGACCGGATCGCCGGCATCTACGCGGTGTCCAACCCGGACAAGCTCGGGGCGCTGTCGTGA
- a CDS encoding MMPL family transporter, whose protein sequence is MTGRGARGALRAWVALPAGRRGKWAVLALWALLLVPALLLAGRLGEVEQNDNAAWLPGGAESTAVVERAAAFGAGDTVPAIVLYDRPAGVTDADLAKAKADAMAFGSVESVVGVAQGPVASPDGRALQTVVQVRKGRDGWEGLGRTVDGLTAIGTAHADGLGFHVTGPAGYASDSIKAFGAAGSLTTITAVVVVLILLLTYRSPWLPLLSLVTVGGALAVAEAVVYLLARNAGLVVNKQTGFILVVLVFGAATDYALLLIARYREELGRRQDPHEAMARALRRCGPAITASAATVAVGLTLLVLADLNSTRGMGPACAIGVLVGWLAMLTLMPALLVACGRRAFWPRRPEVGAAGADGGRAWTRLGDAIARRPRTVWIGTALALGALALGAFALRADGLADTEQFTGRPQTAAGKEVQQAHFPAGSGDPLYVVTSADAAGSVRAALAGVPGVVAVGEPAVRDGRALLLGELAADPSSREAMRTVGLARTAVHAVPGADALVGGTTAVALDTRDAAARDDRLIIPAVLVTVLLILAALLRAVVAPLLLIATVVLSFGAALGVSALVFRHLFHFAGADASFPLLTFVFLVALGVDYNIFLVTRIREDAHALGTRRAARTALAATGGVITSAGLVLAGTFAAMASLPLVFAAELGFTVAFGVLLDTLVVRSVLVTALALDTGPRLWWLARPDRPARATDEAGSRALQAS, encoded by the coding sequence GTGACCGGGCGGGGCGCGCGCGGCGCGCTGCGGGCCTGGGTGGCGCTGCCCGCCGGGCGGCGCGGCAAGTGGGCGGTGCTGGCCCTGTGGGCGCTGCTGCTGGTCCCGGCGCTGCTGCTGGCGGGGCGGCTCGGCGAGGTCGAGCAGAACGACAACGCGGCGTGGCTGCCCGGCGGGGCGGAGTCCACCGCGGTGGTGGAGCGGGCCGCCGCGTTCGGCGCGGGCGACACCGTCCCGGCGATCGTGCTGTACGACCGTCCGGCCGGCGTCACGGACGCCGACCTGGCGAAGGCGAAGGCCGACGCGATGGCGTTCGGCTCCGTCGAGTCGGTGGTCGGCGTGGCGCAGGGCCCCGTCGCCTCGCCGGACGGCCGGGCGCTGCAGACCGTGGTGCAGGTCCGCAAGGGCCGGGACGGCTGGGAGGGGCTGGGCCGGACGGTCGACGGGCTGACCGCGATCGGCACCGCACACGCGGACGGCCTGGGCTTCCACGTCACCGGCCCCGCCGGGTACGCCTCCGATTCGATCAAGGCGTTCGGCGCGGCGGGCAGCCTGACCACGATCACGGCCGTGGTGGTGGTGCTGATCCTGCTGCTGACCTACCGCAGTCCGTGGCTGCCGCTGCTGTCGCTGGTCACGGTCGGCGGGGCGCTGGCCGTCGCCGAGGCGGTGGTGTACCTGCTGGCCCGGAACGCCGGACTGGTCGTCAACAAGCAGACCGGGTTCATCCTGGTGGTGCTGGTGTTCGGCGCGGCCACCGACTACGCGCTGCTGCTGATCGCCCGCTACCGCGAGGAGCTGGGCCGCCGTCAGGACCCGCACGAGGCGATGGCGCGGGCGCTGCGCCGCTGCGGTCCGGCGATCACCGCGTCGGCGGCGACCGTCGCGGTCGGTCTGACCCTGCTGGTGCTCGCCGACCTGAACTCCACCCGCGGCATGGGCCCGGCCTGCGCGATCGGCGTCCTGGTCGGCTGGCTGGCGATGCTGACCCTGATGCCGGCGCTGCTGGTGGCCTGCGGGCGGCGGGCGTTCTGGCCGCGCCGGCCCGAGGTCGGCGCCGCCGGGGCGGACGGCGGACGGGCCTGGACCCGGCTCGGCGACGCGATCGCCCGCCGCCCCCGCACCGTCTGGATCGGCACCGCGCTGGCGCTCGGTGCGCTCGCCCTCGGCGCCTTCGCGCTGCGCGCCGACGGCCTGGCCGACACCGAGCAGTTCACCGGACGTCCGCAGACCGCCGCAGGCAAGGAGGTCCAGCAGGCGCACTTCCCGGCCGGCTCCGGCGACCCGCTGTACGTGGTCACGAGCGCGGACGCCGCCGGGTCGGTCCGCGCCGCGCTGGCCGGGGTGCCGGGCGTGGTCGCGGTCGGGGAGCCGGCGGTGCGGGACGGGCGGGCGCTGCTGCTGGGCGAGTTGGCGGCCGATCCGAGCAGCCGGGAGGCGATGCGCACCGTCGGCCTGGCCCGGACCGCCGTGCACGCGGTGCCCGGCGCGGACGCCCTGGTCGGCGGCACCACCGCGGTCGCCCTGGACACCCGGGACGCGGCGGCCCGCGACGACCGGCTGATCATCCCGGCGGTGCTGGTGACGGTGCTGCTGATCCTCGCCGCGCTGCTGCGGGCGGTGGTCGCGCCGCTGCTGCTGATCGCCACCGTGGTGCTGTCCTTCGGGGCGGCGCTCGGCGTCTCCGCGCTGGTCTTCCGGCACCTGTTCCACTTCGCCGGCGCGGACGCCTCGTTCCCGCTGCTCACCTTCGTCTTCCTGGTCGCGCTGGGCGTCGACTACAACATCTTCCTGGTCACCCGGATCCGCGAGGACGCCCACGCCCTGGGCACCCGCCGGGCCGCCCGCACCGCCCTCGCCGCCACCGGCGGCGTCATCACCTCCGCCGGTCTGGTCCTGGCCGGCACCTTCGCCGCGATGGCGTCGCTGCCGCTGGTGTTCGCCGCGGAACTGGGCTTCACCGTCGCCTTCGGCGTCCTCCTCGACACCCTCGTCGTCCGCTCCGTCCTGGTCACCGCCCTGGCCCTGGACACCGGCCCGCGCCTCTGGTGGCTGGCCCGCCCGGACCGCCCCGCCCGGGCCACGGACGAAGCCGGAAGCCGCGCGCTGCAAGCGAGTTGA